From one Thalassobaculum sp. OXR-137 genomic stretch:
- a CDS encoding GMC family oxidoreductase, with amino-acid sequence MSDTASWEDPEFAHRAQENQARLTAGLRSSYDFIVCGAGASGSVTARRLAENGQAQVLLLEAGGSDEAESVLNPALWPTNLGSARDWGFRAEPNPHLNGREIPMSMGKGLGGGSSINVMVWARGHRNDWDYVAAQADDPRWGYENVLDIYRRIENWQGAPDPAYRGSGGPVWVQPAAAPSPVALALLDAAGEIGIPVFDHPNGAMMEQAGGAAITDMLVREGRRHSLYRAYVRPWLDRPNLTVLTGATVLRVLFEGRRAVGLAIEHGGRQIAIGAGCEVVLSLGAIQTPKVLMHSGIGDRAELERFGIPVVQHLPGVGRNLQDHVSFGCTWEYAEPLAPRNSGSEATLYWKSRPELEAPDLLFCQVEFPVPSERTAQRGVPAHGWTMFAGLAQPHSRGRLRLRSADASRPLAIEADFLSDPRDLTTARRCLELCRALGNARAFHPFIRGEVMPGNLKGEDRDRYIRDAAVTYWHQCGTARMGRDETAVVDGALRVHGLDGLRIADASVMPRVATGNTQAPCAVIGERAAELIREEHGV; translated from the coding sequence ATGAGCGATACCGCATCGTGGGAAGACCCGGAATTCGCCCACCGCGCGCAGGAGAACCAGGCGCGGCTGACCGCCGGATTGCGGTCCAGCTACGACTTCATCGTCTGCGGCGCCGGCGCGTCCGGCTCCGTGACCGCCCGCCGGCTGGCGGAGAACGGCCAGGCCCAGGTTCTGCTGCTGGAGGCTGGGGGCAGTGACGAGGCTGAAAGCGTGCTGAACCCCGCGCTCTGGCCGACCAATCTCGGCAGCGCCCGCGACTGGGGGTTCCGGGCGGAGCCGAACCCGCACCTGAACGGCCGAGAGATCCCGATGTCCATGGGCAAGGGTCTTGGCGGCGGGTCCAGCATCAATGTCATGGTCTGGGCCCGCGGTCATCGGAACGACTGGGACTACGTCGCCGCACAGGCCGACGATCCGCGCTGGGGCTACGAGAACGTGCTCGATATCTACCGCCGGATCGAGAACTGGCAGGGTGCGCCGGATCCGGCGTACCGGGGATCGGGCGGGCCGGTCTGGGTGCAGCCGGCCGCCGCGCCGAGTCCGGTCGCCCTGGCCCTGCTGGACGCGGCGGGCGAGATCGGCATTCCGGTCTTCGATCACCCGAACGGCGCCATGATGGAGCAGGCGGGCGGTGCGGCGATCACCGACATGCTGGTCCGCGAGGGACGGCGGCACTCGCTGTACAGGGCCTATGTCCGGCCCTGGCTCGATCGCCCGAACCTGACCGTCCTCACCGGCGCGACCGTGCTTCGGGTGCTGTTCGAGGGCCGTAGGGCAGTCGGCCTCGCGATCGAGCATGGCGGCCGGCAGATCGCGATCGGCGCCGGGTGCGAAGTGGTGCTGTCGCTCGGGGCGATCCAGACGCCCAAGGTGCTGATGCATTCCGGGATCGGTGACCGGGCGGAGCTGGAGCGTTTCGGGATCCCGGTCGTCCAGCACCTCCCGGGTGTCGGTCGCAACCTGCAGGACCACGTTTCCTTCGGCTGCACCTGGGAATACGCGGAGCCGCTGGCGCCGCGCAACAGCGGGAGCGAGGCGACGCTGTACTGGAAGAGCCGGCCCGAACTGGAGGCCCCCGACCTGCTGTTCTGCCAGGTCGAGTTCCCGGTGCCGAGCGAGCGGACGGCGCAGCGCGGCGTTCCGGCCCATGGCTGGACCATGTTCGCCGGCCTCGCTCAGCCGCACAGCCGCGGACGTCTGCGCCTGCGCAGCGCCGACGCTTCCCGGCCGCTGGCGATCGAAGCGGACTTCCTGTCCGACCCCAGGGACCTCACCACGGCCCGCCGCTGTCTGGAACTGTGCCGAGCGCTCGGAAACGCCCGGGCCTTCCACCCCTTCATCCGCGGGGAGGTGATGCCCGGCAACCTCAAGGGCGAGGACCGCGACCGCTACATCCGCGATGCCGCCGTCACCTACTGGCACCAGTGCGGCACGGCACGGATGGGCCGCGACGAGACGGCCGTGGTGGATGGCGCGCTCCGTGTCCACGGCCTGGACGGACTGCGCATCGCCGACGCGTCCGTCATGCCGCGGGTGGCCACCGGCAACACCCAGGCGCCCTGCGCCGTGATCGGCGAGCGTGCCGCCGAACTGATCCGCGAAGAGCATGGCGTTTAA
- a CDS encoding alpha/beta hydrolase, with amino-acid sequence MSTITTKDGVEIFFKDWGPKDAQPLVFHHGWPLSADDWDAQMLYFLAQGYRVIAHDRRGHGRSAQVADGHDMDHYAADVAAVVEHLDLRDAIHIGHSTGGGEALHYVARHGQKNGRVAKLVMIGAVPPIMVKTADNPGGLSIEVFDGFRAALAANRAQFYLDVPSGPFYGYNRPGAELSQGVIQNWWRQGMMGGAKAHYDGIKAFSETDFNDDLKAVSVPTLVMHGDDDQIVPIADSAILSAERIRTSTLKVYPGLSHGLCTVNPDIVNPDLLAFFKA; translated from the coding sequence ATGAGCACCATCACCACCAAGGACGGCGTCGAGATCTTCTTCAAGGATTGGGGCCCGAAGGACGCCCAGCCGCTGGTGTTCCACCACGGCTGGCCGCTCAGCGCCGACGACTGGGACGCCCAGATGCTCTATTTCCTCGCCCAGGGCTACCGGGTCATCGCCCATGACCGCCGCGGCCACGGCCGCTCGGCCCAGGTCGCCGACGGCCACGACATGGACCACTACGCCGCCGATGTCGCCGCCGTGGTCGAGCACCTCGACCTGCGCGACGCGATCCATATCGGCCATTCCACGGGCGGCGGCGAGGCGCTGCACTACGTCGCCCGGCATGGCCAGAAGAACGGCCGGGTGGCCAAGCTGGTGATGATCGGGGCGGTGCCGCCGATCATGGTCAAGACCGCCGACAATCCGGGCGGCCTGTCGATCGAGGTGTTCGACGGTTTCCGCGCCGCCCTGGCCGCCAACCGGGCGCAGTTCTACCTCGACGTCCCGTCGGGCCCGTTCTACGGCTACAACCGCCCGGGAGCGGAGCTGTCCCAGGGCGTGATCCAGAACTGGTGGCGCCAGGGCATGATGGGCGGGGCGAAGGCCCATTACGACGGCATCAAGGCGTTCTCGGAGACCGACTTCAACGACGACCTGAAGGCGGTGAGCGTGCCGACCCTGGTGATGCACGGCGACGACGACCAGATCGTGCCGATCGCCGACAGCGCCATCCTGTCGGCCGAGCGCATCCGCACCAGCACCCTGAAGGTCTATCCGGGCCTGTCGCACGGCCTGTGCACGGTCAATCCCGATATCGTCAATCCGGACTTGCTCGCCTTCTTCAAGGCCTGA